The following are from one region of the Mycolicibacterium helvum genome:
- a CDS encoding AMP-binding protein, which yields MKAHDVGPLHPAILEDTVAANFLRTAAAYPQVDALIDLKQGSRYTYAELESEIRLFARALMALGIDKGDRVGIWAPNCAQWVISQFATAAIGAILVNINPAYRTQELAYVLNKAGVRALIAATSFKSSNYADMIDAVRVQAPDMTDVIFLDTADWSRLRSRAIEVTTEQLVERMASLLPDEPINIQYTSGTTGFPKGATLSHRNIVNNGYFVTEIIRLAAGERLCVPVPFYHCFGMVMANLGCTTHGATIVIPAPGFDPTATLDAIERERCAGVYGVPTMFIAMLNDPSFDGRDLTSLRTGIMSGAVCPVEVMKRCIDDMNLSQLAIAYGMTETSPVSCQTLVDDDIERRTASVGRVHPHVEIKIIDPTSGEVVERGVPGEFCTRGYSVMLGYWNDDEKTAEAIDSDGWMHTGDLAVMRDDGYCSVVGRIKDMLIRGGENVYPREIEEFLHTHPDIDDAQVIGVPDEKYGEEICAWVRMKSGRPPLDAAAIRGFAADRLAHYKIPRYVHVTDEFPMTVTGKVRKAEMRERSVAILGLSTL from the coding sequence ATGAAGGCCCACGACGTAGGTCCACTGCACCCGGCAATCCTTGAAGACACTGTGGCAGCGAACTTCCTGCGCACTGCTGCTGCGTATCCTCAGGTCGATGCCTTGATCGATCTCAAGCAGGGTAGCCGTTATACCTACGCTGAACTTGAAAGCGAGATCAGGCTTTTTGCGCGTGCACTCATGGCCCTTGGCATCGACAAGGGCGACCGAGTGGGCATCTGGGCGCCCAACTGCGCACAGTGGGTCATCAGCCAGTTCGCCACGGCGGCGATTGGCGCCATCCTGGTCAACATCAACCCGGCTTACCGCACCCAAGAACTCGCCTACGTGCTCAATAAGGCCGGTGTGCGCGCGTTGATCGCGGCGACATCCTTCAAGTCCTCCAACTATGCGGATATGATCGACGCCGTTCGTGTGCAAGCACCCGACATGACTGACGTCATCTTCCTCGACACCGCCGACTGGAGCCGACTGCGTTCGCGCGCAATCGAGGTCACCACCGAACAACTGGTTGAGCGCATGGCAAGCCTGCTCCCCGACGAGCCGATCAACATTCAGTACACCTCGGGAACGACCGGTTTTCCCAAGGGCGCCACGTTGTCACACCGCAACATCGTCAACAACGGCTACTTCGTCACCGAGATCATCAGACTCGCAGCGGGGGAACGTCTTTGCGTTCCGGTCCCGTTCTACCATTGCTTCGGTATGGTGATGGCGAATTTGGGCTGCACCACTCATGGAGCAACGATCGTCATCCCAGCCCCTGGGTTCGACCCAACGGCCACCCTCGACGCAATCGAACGCGAGCGCTGCGCAGGCGTGTATGGCGTGCCCACGATGTTCATTGCCATGTTGAATGATCCGAGTTTCGACGGCCGTGACCTCACATCATTGCGGACCGGAATCATGTCGGGCGCTGTGTGCCCCGTCGAGGTGATGAAGCGTTGCATCGATGACATGAACCTGTCCCAGCTTGCGATTGCCTACGGAATGACCGAGACCTCACCCGTGTCGTGTCAGACGCTGGTTGACGACGATATCGAACGTCGCACCGCCTCGGTTGGCCGCGTCCACCCACACGTCGAGATCAAGATCATCGATCCGACCTCGGGCGAGGTGGTCGAACGTGGAGTGCCCGGCGAATTCTGCACACGCGGATACTCGGTGATGCTGGGATACTGGAACGACGACGAGAAGACCGCCGAGGCAATCGATTCCGATGGCTGGATGCACACAGGGGATCTGGCGGTCATGCGAGATGACGGTTACTGCAGCGTCGTCGGCCGGATCAAGGACATGTTGATCCGTGGCGGCGAGAACGTCTATCCACGAGAAATCGAGGAGTTCCTGCACACTCACCCCGACATCGATGACGCACAGGTCATTGGCGTGCCCGACGAAAAGTACGGTGAAGAGATCTGCGCTTGGGTTCGGATGAAATCTGGTCGTCCGCCGTTGGACGCCGCCGCGATTCGTGGCTTTGCCGCGGACCGGCTTGCGCATTACAAGATCCCTCGGTACGTACACGTCACCGACGAGTTCCCCATGACCGTCACCGGAAAGGTCCGCAAGGCCGAGATGCGCGAACGCAGCGTGGCGATTCTCGGTCTGAGCACCCTGTGA
- a CDS encoding M20 family metallopeptidase: MRTTVDTDRLVELVKQLIRFDSSNPPGGEDKLALYLAEVMSSLGADVEVISAGAQRDSVLAIVRGTDPTRTLAVNGHIDVVPVAGQRWTRDPFTPEVRGGKLYGRGACDMKGGIGAAIEAIRTLTDNDLLPSTNVAFHLVADEETGGKLGTRWLMEHGYLAADACLIPEPTGLHVGVAERGALFARLTVNGRGGHGSVPDSGVSAIAGAARIVDTLHLRDFGVEHPLLGRPTCNVGKIWGGAAPNVIAESCAIEVDRRILPGASCESSIRELLDAVASLHPPVDVNAEVITFVQASEIDRAHPIVAWIGETVASVRSDSVVTGSMLGSDARFYRNDLSIPTVLLGPGDIAQAHTADEWVYVDDLTDAASIYLRAFQSFH, translated from the coding sequence ATGAGGACCACAGTCGACACTGATCGTCTCGTCGAGCTGGTGAAGCAGCTCATACGATTCGACTCGTCGAATCCGCCTGGTGGTGAAGACAAGTTGGCACTGTATCTCGCTGAGGTCATGAGCAGTCTGGGCGCTGACGTCGAAGTGATATCTGCCGGCGCACAGCGGGATTCGGTTCTGGCCATCGTGCGCGGCACAGATCCCACTCGAACACTCGCAGTCAACGGCCACATCGACGTTGTTCCAGTCGCGGGTCAGAGATGGACACGCGATCCGTTCACTCCGGAAGTTCGTGGCGGCAAGCTCTACGGGCGCGGTGCTTGTGACATGAAGGGCGGCATCGGCGCGGCGATCGAAGCGATCCGTACGTTGACCGACAATGACCTGCTACCGAGTACGAACGTCGCCTTCCATCTCGTCGCCGATGAGGAGACCGGTGGCAAGCTGGGCACTCGATGGCTGATGGAACATGGATACCTCGCCGCCGATGCGTGCTTGATACCCGAACCGACCGGACTCCACGTAGGCGTGGCAGAGCGAGGCGCACTATTCGCCAGACTCACCGTGAACGGCCGTGGCGGCCACGGGAGCGTTCCAGATTCTGGTGTGTCGGCGATTGCCGGCGCCGCGCGAATCGTCGACACGCTCCATCTGCGCGACTTCGGCGTCGAACATCCGCTGCTCGGCCGGCCCACTTGTAACGTCGGAAAAATCTGGGGGGGCGCCGCGCCGAACGTCATCGCTGAGTCCTGCGCCATCGAGGTGGACCGCCGAATACTCCCCGGCGCATCATGCGAGTCTTCGATCCGGGAATTGCTGGACGCCGTCGCATCACTTCATCCGCCGGTGGACGTGAACGCCGAAGTCATTACGTTCGTGCAAGCATCTGAGATCGACCGGGCCCATCCCATTGTCGCGTGGATCGGGGAGACGGTTGCATCGGTACGCAGCGATTCGGTGGTCACTGGCAGCATGCTCGGCAGCGACGCGCGCTTCTACCGCAATGACCTGTCCATCCCGACGGTATTGCTCGGCCCGGGAGACATAGCTCAGGCCCACACCGCAGACGAATGGGTGTACGTCGACGATCTGACCGACGCCGCCAGCATCTATCTGCGGGCCTTCCAGTCGTTCCACTAG
- a CDS encoding helix-turn-helix transcriptional regulator yields MAVVSPLLRPRDSDALRAELRLLAQTGSLPVLFAGSVDGDVLLLSEFAGTRTNLLRGLTIRPRSGLGGISMVTGRPHAVADYRRAATITHEHDVPVSSEGLRAVFAAPVLVEGVARAVIYGAHRSSAPIAGRAADLVVQSARTLSYELRVRDEVDRRVRMQQAHASQSGPPVIPAPEIRAVHAELRRLAKLTTPVSSTDLLRLAGQLSRSLLDEAPDAEALLTPREMDVLIEVGLGCTNRQAAQRLSLRPETVKAYLRSASAKLGTSSRHEAVATARRLKLIP; encoded by the coding sequence GTGGCTGTCGTCTCACCGCTACTGCGGCCACGTGACTCGGATGCACTGCGCGCAGAACTTCGGCTGCTGGCGCAGACCGGATCACTGCCCGTGCTCTTCGCCGGCAGCGTCGACGGCGACGTCCTACTGCTGAGCGAGTTCGCCGGGACACGAACGAATCTGCTACGGGGACTGACGATTCGACCGCGTTCCGGTCTCGGTGGGATCAGCATGGTCACCGGGCGACCGCATGCCGTCGCCGACTATCGTCGAGCCGCGACCATCACGCACGAGCACGACGTACCCGTATCGTCGGAGGGACTGCGTGCGGTGTTCGCAGCGCCGGTGCTCGTCGAAGGCGTTGCCAGGGCGGTCATATATGGCGCACATCGCTCCAGTGCCCCCATCGCTGGACGTGCCGCTGACTTAGTAGTGCAATCTGCACGCACACTGAGTTACGAGTTGCGTGTCCGCGACGAAGTAGACCGTCGGGTGCGCATGCAGCAAGCACATGCCAGCCAGTCCGGGCCGCCAGTCATCCCTGCCCCAGAGATCAGGGCCGTCCATGCCGAGTTGCGCCGGCTGGCCAAACTCACAACGCCGGTTTCCTCGACCGATCTCCTCAGACTGGCGGGCCAGCTGTCGCGGTCCCTCCTGGACGAGGCGCCGGACGCCGAGGCGCTGTTGACACCGCGCGAGATGGACGTCCTCATTGAGGTAGGTCTGGGCTGCACCAATAGACAAGCAGCGCAACGCCTGTCCTTGCGTCCTGAGACGGTGAAAGCCTATCTGCGGAGTGCCTCCGCCAAGTTGGGTACTTCAAGCAGGCACGAGGCGGTAGCGACAGCTCGCCGCTTGAAGTTGATTCCCTAG
- a CDS encoding YybH family protein, with the protein MNEVKIVRTVGAALSDVEARHIVENAFAAIANAVETRDADAFAQLYTADGVLMTPDGALIQGRAAIKDAIGRFLEAGLIKQEAWLSGLVVADGLIVEQSRTRGTIRTADGTTQAENNCIVTHVLEGEVWRMHQDIWNTTGSAVQGSY; encoded by the coding sequence GTGAACGAGGTCAAGATCGTTCGAACAGTCGGCGCGGCACTGTCCGACGTCGAAGCTCGGCATATCGTCGAGAACGCCTTCGCGGCGATCGCCAACGCTGTAGAGACGCGTGATGCAGACGCGTTCGCGCAGTTGTACACCGCCGACGGAGTGCTCATGACACCCGACGGTGCACTGATACAAGGTCGCGCGGCGATAAAGGATGCGATCGGAAGGTTCCTAGAGGCGGGCCTGATCAAGCAGGAGGCGTGGTTGAGCGGTCTCGTCGTGGCCGATGGCCTCATCGTCGAACAGAGCCGCACGAGAGGCACCATCCGCACGGCTGACGGAACGACGCAGGCAGAGAACAACTGCATCGTCACCCACGTTCTGGAAGGCGAAGTTTGGCGCATGCACCAAGACATCTGGAACACGACTGGGAGTGCAGTGCAGGGGTCCTATTGA
- a CDS encoding aldehyde dehydrogenase family protein has protein sequence MEPVRNFIGGAWVEPLTTDSILRADPFTGKIHLELPVSTAADVDLAVKSAAAAQPNWAAMDLADRLEALNEFADALEDAAADLAAAESLEMGKPVDIGTQFVLAGIEVFRESLKDAATYPFDEEYGGNDEIRTFTRHAPVGVVALIVPWNFTVAGILLGLGPILAAGNTVVVKPSEKATPSAVRMLEQCALPVGVINLVVGDGRTGRALSENPDVALVNFTGSVGAGRQVAQATAPRLARAVLELGGKDAAIVDLGVDVENVAAQLTYAAFVNSGQICTSIERVYVVAGIADALITALVAEARRYVMGEKRSAGQISIGPMVDAAQRNIVRYHIEDARAKGAKILVGGEIPDVPGYYYPATVLTDVTSDMLVMHEETFGPVLPVQVVASFEEGLANAAESHFGLAATIFTNDVTHAEAAAQLPVGMVWINQWQGSGLVRMYEPARASGSGLTGGRAAYDAATRGVSVSIPKRLVPPLRLSAD, from the coding sequence ATGGAGCCCGTGAGAAACTTCATCGGTGGAGCGTGGGTTGAACCGCTAACCACCGACTCGATCCTCAGGGCTGACCCGTTCACCGGAAAGATCCACCTGGAGTTGCCGGTCAGCACCGCCGCGGATGTCGACTTGGCGGTCAAATCTGCGGCTGCAGCGCAACCGAATTGGGCTGCCATGGATCTAGCCGATCGGCTTGAGGCGTTGAACGAATTCGCTGACGCACTCGAGGACGCAGCCGCCGATCTCGCTGCGGCCGAAAGCCTGGAAATGGGCAAGCCGGTAGACATCGGCACTCAGTTCGTTCTAGCGGGCATCGAGGTGTTTCGCGAGTCCCTGAAGGACGCCGCAACTTACCCGTTCGACGAGGAGTACGGCGGCAACGACGAGATCCGAACCTTCACCAGGCATGCACCGGTGGGTGTGGTCGCACTGATCGTGCCGTGGAACTTCACCGTCGCGGGCATTTTGCTTGGTCTGGGACCAATCCTCGCTGCCGGCAATACCGTCGTCGTCAAGCCGTCAGAAAAAGCGACGCCCTCAGCAGTCCGGATGCTTGAGCAGTGCGCTCTACCTGTAGGAGTGATCAACCTGGTCGTCGGCGATGGTCGAACGGGACGGGCGCTGAGCGAGAATCCCGACGTCGCGCTGGTCAACTTCACCGGCTCAGTAGGTGCCGGTCGTCAGGTCGCACAGGCCACTGCACCGCGCCTTGCCCGAGCTGTCTTGGAGCTCGGCGGAAAGGACGCGGCCATCGTCGATCTCGGCGTCGACGTCGAGAATGTCGCAGCGCAGCTGACATACGCGGCGTTCGTCAACTCGGGTCAGATCTGCACCTCGATCGAGCGCGTCTACGTCGTAGCAGGCATCGCTGATGCGTTGATCACCGCGTTGGTTGCCGAAGCGCGGCGATACGTGATGGGAGAGAAGCGCAGTGCTGGTCAGATTTCCATTGGACCTATGGTTGACGCCGCTCAGCGCAACATTGTCAGGTATCACATCGAAGACGCGCGCGCCAAGGGTGCCAAGATTCTTGTTGGTGGCGAGATACCCGATGTACCAGGCTATTACTATCCCGCAACGGTGCTGACCGATGTCACGTCTGACATGCTTGTCATGCACGAAGAGACTTTCGGTCCGGTGTTGCCGGTACAGGTAGTGGCGAGCTTTGAAGAAGGCCTTGCCAACGCCGCTGAGTCCCACTTCGGCTTAGCAGCAACAATATTCACCAACGATGTGACACACGCCGAGGCGGCAGCGCAGCTCCCAGTCGGTATGGTCTGGATCAACCAGTGGCAGGGCAGCGGATTGGTGCGGATGTATGAGCCGGCGCGTGCCAGTGGCTCTGGCCTCACCGGTGGACGCGCCGCGTACGATGCGGCGACGCGCGGAGTCTCGGTGAGCATTCCCAAGCGCCTTGTCCCGCCACTCCGGTTGAGTGCCGACTGA
- a CDS encoding amidase, translated as MAMKFADYAAYDATGLAAAIRNGEVSADEVHHTAIDAVQQMDSRLNAVVDGPWSVPPVLPATDGIFGGVPFVTKDVVCHAKGVPMRMGTLALKDGLVFDGNTALMERFLKAGLVLVANTTTPELALSCVTISRLTGVTLNPWNTDVTVGASSGGSAALVAAGAVPMAHANDGGGSIRIPAARAGLVGLKPSRARVSAGPDFAEIMGGNAIEFAITRSVRDTARLLDAVHGYEAGDRYAAIPPSRSYLDATRQRPTGLRIAVTSESMSDVPVDHEVVDAVNATATLLTDLGHEVAVVEHPIDWFGLIDAFNVIWGFGVAATVTQVAEIGGVDISPDYFDASTLVSYEYGMSLGALDLANAYARMNDITRRYAKFMAGHDTIVQPTANRVHVPTTHLDTKTSPATSIEWVQTVLEEYPVCCLYNVTGAPALNVPLMTATDGLPIGIHLGGRMFEEDLLLSLAAQLEEARPWAQRRPPIHVAVLD; from the coding sequence ATGGCGATGAAATTCGCCGACTACGCAGCCTACGACGCAACCGGGTTGGCCGCTGCCATCCGCAATGGCGAGGTGAGCGCTGACGAGGTCCATCACACCGCGATCGACGCCGTGCAGCAGATGGACAGCCGGCTCAACGCCGTCGTCGATGGGCCGTGGTCCGTTCCACCTGTTCTACCCGCGACCGACGGCATATTCGGCGGCGTCCCATTCGTTACCAAAGATGTTGTGTGCCATGCGAAGGGCGTTCCCATGAGGATGGGCACGCTGGCGCTCAAGGACGGCCTGGTCTTCGACGGCAACACCGCGCTGATGGAACGTTTCCTCAAGGCCGGACTCGTATTGGTAGCCAATACGACAACCCCGGAGCTCGCCTTGAGTTGTGTGACGATCTCACGTCTGACCGGGGTAACGCTCAACCCGTGGAACACCGACGTCACCGTAGGTGCCTCGAGTGGAGGGTCTGCCGCTCTTGTGGCCGCTGGAGCCGTTCCGATGGCGCACGCCAACGATGGCGGCGGTTCCATTCGCATCCCCGCCGCGCGAGCAGGATTGGTCGGCCTGAAGCCATCTCGTGCTCGGGTTTCGGCCGGACCGGACTTCGCCGAGATCATGGGTGGGAACGCGATCGAGTTCGCGATCACCCGGAGCGTTCGTGACACCGCAAGACTTCTCGACGCCGTCCACGGTTACGAAGCCGGCGATCGATACGCCGCAATCCCACCGAGTAGGTCCTACTTGGACGCAACCCGGCAACGCCCGACGGGACTGCGTATCGCCGTTACATCGGAGTCGATGTCGGATGTGCCCGTCGACCACGAGGTCGTCGACGCAGTGAACGCGACTGCCACGCTCTTGACAGACCTCGGCCATGAAGTGGCGGTCGTCGAGCATCCGATCGACTGGTTCGGACTCATCGACGCCTTCAACGTGATCTGGGGCTTCGGCGTCGCAGCGACCGTCACGCAGGTCGCCGAGATCGGTGGCGTGGACATTTCGCCGGATTACTTCGACGCGTCCACTCTCGTCTCCTACGAGTACGGCATGTCACTGGGTGCCCTCGATCTCGCCAACGCCTACGCAAGGATGAACGACATCACCAGGCGTTACGCGAAATTCATGGCCGGCCATGACACCATCGTCCAACCAACGGCGAACCGGGTGCACGTACCCACAACGCATCTGGATACGAAGACCTCTCCGGCGACCTCGATCGAATGGGTGCAAACGGTGCTCGAGGAGTACCCAGTGTGCTGTCTCTACAACGTGACCGGCGCCCCCGCACTCAATGTTCCGCTGATGACGGCTACCGACGGGTTGCCCATCGGCATTCACCTCGGCGGCCGGATGTTCGAGGAAGACCTCCTGCTTTCCCTGGCCGCTCAGCTTGAGGAGGCGCGGCCGTGGGCCCAGCGTCGACCGCCGATCCACGTCGCGGTCCTCGACTAA
- a CDS encoding DUF732 domain-containing protein: MSVKHRYPAITVAVLAAVGGVLAQAPAAHAVPGPEIEYTYDVVVRRHFDFPDNDALGYGYGICDKVTRGVPYAAVMTDVKTDLMPNDEEAANYVVSNAVGILCPSQIWALRNSAAGYRPSPG, encoded by the coding sequence ATGTCAGTGAAGCATCGCTACCCGGCCATCACCGTGGCTGTCCTGGCAGCCGTCGGCGGGGTCCTCGCGCAGGCACCGGCGGCGCACGCTGTCCCAGGACCCGAAATCGAGTACACCTACGACGTCGTCGTGCGGCGCCATTTCGATTTCCCCGACAACGACGCCCTCGGCTACGGCTACGGCATCTGCGACAAGGTCACCCGCGGCGTCCCCTACGCCGCAGTCATGACCGACGTCAAGACGGACCTCATGCCCAACGACGAAGAGGCCGCCAACTACGTCGTCTCCAACGCCGTCGGCATCCTGTGCCCCAGTCAGATCTGGGCGCTACGCAACTCCGCCGCAGGCTACCGACCGTCACCCGGTTGA
- a CDS encoding NADP-dependent oxidoreductase, protein MRAVRFSEYGGLEVLQVVEVDAPQAGPGQVRIAVHAAGVNPSDWKRRAGQYREFDPVTFPAGVGVEASGVIDEVGPGVCGVGVGDAVFGYGENTVAECAILSHWMRKPESMCFEVAAGLPVIAETASRSLDHTGVQPGETLLISGAAGGIGTAVVQFALHRGITVIGTANPQQQDYLRELGAIPTTYGPGLAQRVKDLVPQGVDAALHLAGAGVIPELIDIVGDPWAVVSVVDLTAPQHGARFSAGPPKNPEAVLADVARLYSEDKFRLRIEQRFPLEKTAQAHEVSANGQVTGKLIISIA, encoded by the coding sequence TCGAGGTTCTCCAGGTCGTCGAGGTCGACGCGCCACAGGCCGGTCCGGGACAAGTGCGGATCGCCGTGCACGCGGCGGGGGTCAATCCATCTGACTGGAAGCGTCGGGCCGGGCAATACCGCGAGTTCGACCCGGTCACCTTTCCCGCCGGGGTCGGCGTCGAAGCCTCCGGTGTCATCGACGAAGTAGGCCCGGGCGTATGCGGTGTCGGTGTGGGAGATGCGGTCTTCGGTTATGGTGAAAACACGGTTGCCGAGTGCGCAATTCTGTCGCACTGGATGCGCAAGCCCGAGAGCATGTGTTTCGAGGTTGCTGCCGGGTTGCCGGTGATCGCCGAGACGGCCTCGCGCAGCCTCGATCACACCGGCGTGCAACCGGGCGAAACTCTACTGATCAGCGGCGCTGCAGGCGGGATCGGAACCGCTGTTGTTCAATTCGCGCTCCACCGGGGGATCACGGTCATCGGCACAGCAAACCCCCAGCAGCAGGACTATCTGCGCGAACTCGGCGCCATCCCCACAACATACGGACCGGGCCTGGCTCAGCGCGTGAAAGATTTAGTGCCGCAGGGGGTTGACGCTGCCCTGCATTTGGCTGGGGCGGGGGTCATACCGGAATTGATTGATATCGTTGGTGATCCATGGGCAGTGGTGTCCGTCGTCGATCTCACCGCCCCGCAGCACGGAGCGCGATTCTCGGCCGGGCCTCCGAAAAATCCGGAAGCAGTCTTGGCCGACGTAGCGCGACTCTATTCCGAAGATAAATTTCGGTTGCGCATAGAACAGAGATTCCCGCTCGAAAAGACCGCACAGGCACACGAAGTCAGCGCCAACGGGCAAGTCACAGGCAAACTGATCATCTCCATCGCGTAG
- a CDS encoding LLM class flavin-dependent oxidoreductase — protein sequence MKFTMFTEAAVNRGSSYKRRYLDLVEEAVFAEEMGFDTWGTSEHHFIGEMACTPSPEVIFTAVAMRTNTIRLRHMGRLASAVNPVLIAEQTMSEDIFSDGRVEVAFVRGNTLLQLDAFGVPLDESKARADEAMRLFVRAVSDDVFEHDGKYWGSFPPRQLTPKGVQEPHPPLFKIAQTAGSIHEARVLGMGCLTSDMWLGWEEAERLISCYTSVKDDELKPIVRRNTNVVGLIANTVRCANTNDRAMEIGERDMIMMSNIVLKDLYVQLAQRSEMYREFAMYGEIQDKINDTEWLRNCGPSVMVGDPAHLIEMIERLESIGANEVVMRIDNGPHRELMETIETIGRYVIPHFKNPKAVLRSGPVGVLPGDAHQKTSIDEYSEANRAL from the coding sequence TTGAAATTCACAATGTTCACCGAGGCTGCTGTGAACCGTGGCAGTTCCTACAAGCGCCGCTACCTCGATCTCGTCGAGGAGGCGGTGTTCGCCGAAGAGATGGGGTTCGACACCTGGGGAACTTCTGAGCATCACTTCATCGGTGAGATGGCGTGCACGCCTTCGCCAGAGGTGATCTTCACCGCTGTCGCGATGCGCACCAACACGATACGTCTGCGCCACATGGGTCGGTTGGCGTCGGCGGTCAACCCAGTTCTGATCGCGGAGCAAACCATGTCGGAGGACATCTTTTCCGATGGCCGGGTAGAGGTTGCGTTCGTTCGTGGCAACACTCTGCTTCAGCTCGACGCCTTCGGCGTACCGCTGGACGAGTCGAAGGCCCGGGCTGACGAGGCCATGAGGCTATTCGTCCGCGCGGTGTCCGACGACGTCTTCGAGCACGACGGCAAGTACTGGGGCAGCTTCCCGCCGCGGCAGCTCACCCCCAAGGGCGTTCAGGAACCACACCCGCCGCTGTTCAAGATCGCGCAAACTGCGGGATCCATTCATGAGGCGAGAGTGCTCGGAATGGGCTGTCTCACCTCGGATATGTGGCTCGGGTGGGAAGAGGCCGAGCGGCTGATTTCCTGCTACACCTCGGTCAAAGACGACGAACTCAAGCCGATTGTCCGCCGAAACACCAACGTCGTCGGCCTCATTGCGAACACCGTCCGGTGCGCCAACACCAATGATCGCGCGATGGAAATCGGCGAGCGAGACATGATCATGATGTCGAACATCGTTCTGAAGGATCTGTACGTCCAACTGGCGCAGCGATCCGAGATGTACCGCGAATTCGCGATGTACGGCGAGATTCAGGACAAGATCAACGATACGGAATGGCTGCGAAACTGCGGTCCCAGTGTGATGGTGGGCGACCCCGCGCATCTGATCGAAATGATCGAGCGACTCGAGTCAATCGGTGCCAACGAGGTCGTGATGCGAATCGACAACGGCCCGCACAGAGAACTGATGGAGACAATCGAGACCATCGGTCGCTACGTGATTCCGCACTTCAAGAATCCCAAGGCCGTCCTGCGCAGCGGACCCGTCGGCGTGCTGCCAGGCGATGCTCACCAGAAGACCAGTATCGACGAATACTCTGAAGCAAATCGCGCGCTGTGA
- a CDS encoding ABC transporter ATP-binding protein has product MGIGIAVEGLTKSFGSQRIWEDVTFDIPAGEVSVLLGPSGTGKSVFLKSLIGLLRPERGKIIVDGTNIIECSAKELYEIRTLFGVMFQDGALFGSMNLFDNTAFPLREHTKKKESEIRQIVMEKLDMVGLGGDENKFPGEISGGMRKRAGLARSLVLDPQIILCDEPDSGLDPVRTAYLSQLLIDINAQIDCTILIVTHNINIARTVPDNIGMLFRKHLVMFGPREVLLTSDEPVVRQFLNGRRIGPIGMSEEKDEATMAEEQAMVDAGHHDGGVEEIVGVPPQLTVTPGIPERDAVRRRQERVRQILHTLPPAAQEAIRDDLEATHTCTADLITAPTALHRATVAGLSTTQR; this is encoded by the coding sequence GTGGGTATTGGTATTGCGGTCGAGGGGTTGACGAAGTCGTTTGGTTCCCAGCGGATCTGGGAGGACGTCACCTTTGATATCCCCGCTGGTGAGGTCAGTGTGTTGTTGGGGCCTTCGGGTACGGGTAAGTCGGTGTTTTTGAAGTCGTTGATCGGTTTGTTGCGCCCGGAGCGGGGCAAGATCATCGTTGATGGCACCAACATCATCGAGTGCTCGGCTAAGGAGCTTTACGAGATCCGCACCTTGTTCGGGGTGATGTTTCAGGATGGTGCGTTGTTCGGGTCGATGAACCTGTTCGATAACACCGCGTTCCCGCTTCGTGAGCATACGAAGAAGAAGGAATCCGAGATCCGCCAGATCGTGATGGAAAAGCTCGACATGGTGGGTTTGGGTGGGGATGAGAACAAGTTCCCTGGTGAGATTTCTGGTGGTATGCGTAAGCGGGCCGGGTTGGCGCGGTCGTTGGTGCTGGATCCGCAGATCATTTTGTGTGATGAGCCTGACTCGGGTCTGGACCCGGTGCGGACGGCGTATCTGTCGCAGTTGTTGATTGATATCAATGCTCAGATCGATTGCACGATTTTGATCGTGACGCACAACATCAACATTGCTCGTACGGTGCCCGACAACATCGGGATGTTGTTCCGTAAGCATTTGGTGATGTTCGGTCCGCGGGAGGTGTTGTTGACCTCTGATGAGCCGGTGGTGCGGCAGTTCCTTAACGGCCGCCGGATCGGTCCGATCGGGATGTCGGAGGAGAAGGACGAGGCCACCATGGCCGAAGAGCAGGCCATGGTCGATGCCGGTCATCATGATGGTGGTGTCGAAGAAATCGTGGGTGTGCCCCCGCAGTTGACGGTCACCCCGGGTATCCCCGAACGTGACGCTGTGCGCCGCCGCCAAGAACGCGTCCGCCAGATCCTGCACACCCTGCCCCCAGCCGCCCAGGAAGCCATCCGCGACGACCTCGAAGCCACCCACACCTGCACCGCCGATCTCATTACCGCTCCCACCGCCCTTCATCGCGCAACCGTGGCCGGACTCAGCACCACGCAGCGGTGA